In Sphingobacterium sp. R2, the genomic stretch TACTTCCCTTCTTTCTCTGCCGGCTGGCGTTTATCCAATGAAGATTTCTTTAGTTCGCTGAAAAACACGGTAAACGATCTGAAAATCCGCGCTAGTTGGGGTAAGGTTGGAAATAGCCAAATCCCGGCCTTTTCCTATCTTGGTTTAGTTGACGTCACGGGATCGTACAATATCGGCGATCAGGTTGTACCGGGGTATACACCTTCTACCTTGGACAACCCCAATCTAAAATGGGAAACAACAAACCAGACCGACATTGGTGTTGATGCCAGTTTCTTTAATTCCAGATTGATATTTGGTGCAGATTATTATGCAAAAAGGACTGTAGGCCTACTTCTCAACTCAAGAGTTCCCTATAGTTCCGGTTATAGAACTGCGCTTAAAAACCTCGGCGACCTACAGAATAAAGGTTTCGAATTCGAATTGAGTAGCCGAAATTTCGTTCACGATTTCAAATGGAATACAACAGTCACCTTTGGGCTCAATCGCAATAAAGTACTGAATATTGATGGCGGAACCTACTATGACGGAAATATTGATGGCCGTGGCAATAGTACGATCGCAAAAGAAGGGGTTGCATTGGGATCATTCTGGGGTTACGTCGCGAAAGGCGTCAATCCAGAGACCGGAGATATGATCTATCAGATGGCCGACCCTGAAGCAGGTCTTCAAACGAGTGATATGGCTATCATTGGTAATGCTACACCAAAATTCTCTTATGGCATGACAAATGATTTTAGTTATAAGAACTTCAGCTTTTCTTTTTTCTTGCAGGGTGTACAGGGAAATGATATCCTTAATGCGACACGTATTTATACAGAGGGTATGTGGGAACCGAGAAACCAAAGTACTGCCGTATTAAACAGATGGACAGTCAATAACAAAAATAGTACTATGCCGCGTCCGGATCTAAATAATACAGATGACAACTACAATTCACAGATTTCTTCCCGTTTTGTAGAGAAAGGTTCCTACCTCAGGGTAAAATCGATGACCTTGGCCTATACTCTACCTAAACAAGTGCTTGAACGATGGAAGCTCAATAAGGTCCGTCTTTATGCGACAGGAGAGAATCTGTTAACATTCACAAAATACTCAGGTCTAGATCCTGAGGTAAGCATGTATGGGGGAACTAACCAGGAAACCGTGAGCTCCAATATGGCGCCGGGCATCGATTTTGGTACTTCGCCGCAGGCACGCACCTTTATTGTTGGTTTAAACCTAACTTTTTAACCTTTTAGCTTACAAACAATGAAATCAACTAGATATACGTCATTAGCCATCGCCTTATTGGCTTCTCTTGCTCTAAATTCCTGCAAAAAGTTTTTAGATCTTCAGCCTACCTCCACGGTAACGAGTGAAAATGCCTATCTTACCGGAGACAATATTGAGAAAGCATTAAATGGGGCCTATAATTCTTTTATAGGCAATGGTACCCGCCCGGGAAGCAATGCCAATTATTATCAATGGGAGATGATTTTACAGACCGATATCCGTTCGGACAATGCGCATGCGGCCGGTGGTGGTGAGATAGACTTTGCACAAATTGACTATAATACGATTACCAATACCAATGAAATGGTACGCAGGGATTGGGAAGAACTGTATGGAGCAATCTCAAAATGCAATATCGTTATCGACAATGTTAATAAAGTCACAGATCCTACTTTTTCGGATGAAAGACGCAAACAAATTCTTGGAGAAGCTTCATTTTTAAGAGCCTTCCATTATTATCAATTGGTCAAACTTTACGGTGGTGTCCCCTTGGAAAAACACTCCAACAGTACAGATTCGGAGGTATTACGCATCAAGCGATCAACTGTAGAGGAGGTTTATGATTTTATAGATTCGGATCTACAAGTGGCAGCAAACAATCTTCCCGATGGGTTTGGACAGCCCTCTATTGACAAGGTTAGAGCTACAAAAGGTGCTGCAAATGCCTTGCTGACCAAAATATGGGCACAACGCCCTGATCGCGATTACAATAAGGTATTGCAATACGCCAATGCAGTGATTACTGGAAAAGGTGGCTATCAGCTCCTTCAAAACTATGCGGATCTTTTTGACGGTAAACATAACTATAACAGTGAATCTATCATGGAGATTCCCTATATCGCCGGCAGTCCCAATCTAAGCTGTTGGGGTGGCGCATTCTTTTTCCCAGATTTGGATGAAAATGGCCAAATCAACGAAAACGAATGGCGCCGGTATGGCACACCTTCGAAAGATCTTGTCGAAGCTTATGACAACGCTGGCGACACTGAACGAAAGAATGCCAACATCTGGTTTTTCTCTGTTCCTTGGGCAGATGAGTTCTGGAACCCTTGTGGAGATGCCGATACAGAAATCCCATTTAATGTAAAGCAAAAACATGCCAACAGCTTCCAAAGTGGCGATCATTTTTACCTTTTGCGTCTTGCGGACATCATTCTGCTTAAAGCAGAGGCTCAAAACGCCTTGGGAAATGCTTCTGGCGCGATAAACACTATAAACATCATACGTCATCGCGCAGGGCTGCCCGATTTATCCGGTGTCAGCTCCACTGCACTAAAGGCCATTATTCTCAACGAGCGCCGATTGGAACTTGCTTTCGAAGGTCAACGTTGGGATGATCTGAATCGCTATGGTGTCACAGTGGAAGTCATGAATAAATTGAATGAGATCAAATTTACATGCGATAATGGCACTCAAAGTAATGCCACACAAATTAAGTATAATTTTAACCAAAATAGCCTGCTCCTCCCTATACCATTATTGGAATTGCAGGCAAACCCTAGCCTGACTCAAAATCCAGGCTATTAATTAGACCAAGCATAGGCTGTTCAAAGGATTAATTCCTTGAACAGCCTTTTTTTACAAATATACTTTATTATGACTCGTTTTAAATCACTGGATATTTTCCGTGGGTTTACACTCGCGGCTATGATTCTCGTCAATAATCCCGGCAACTATCATCATGTATTTCCTCAACTTGAACATTCCATCTGGCATGGATGTACGTTTACAGATCTTATATTTCCATTTTTCTTATTTGCTGTCGGAAACTCGATGGCATTTTCTTTAAAAAATAGCGATCAGCTGGCACCAGGACTATACTGGAATAAAATTGTCAAAAGAACAATCATCCTTTTTCTACTCGGTCTGTTTTTAAATGTTTTCCCTTTTGTAGAATGGAATAGTCTTCACCAGCTCGAGTGGATTCCATTTGCCAAGTACAGGTATTTCGGCGTATTGCAACGTATTGCTATCTGTTATTTCAGTTGCGCCATGTTAGTATATTATTTTAAAGATAAAGGCGCAATTATCATCGGTACGGCATTTCTCTTGTTCTATTGGTTGATTTGCTACTATAGTAATCCATCGGATCCTTATAGTTTGGACGGTTGGTTCGGAACTGCACTTGATATTCGAATCTTCGGTGCATCCCATCTCTACCACGGCGAGGGCACAGCATTTGATCCAGAGGATATCTGGAGCGTCTTACCGGCCATCAGTCAAACGATATTCGGGTATATTACCGGAAAGTACATTATTCAAAAACTGACAGGAAAAAGGGAGCTGATCAACCTATTTATCGTAGGTCTGTCCTTTATCCTGATTGGCTATCTATGGTCATTTGTTTTTCCTATTAATAAGAAGATCTGGACCAGCAGCTACGCCGTATTCAGCACTGGAATTGCACTCTCTTTTCTCAGTATATTAATCTATCTTATCGAATTTCAAAACATCAAAGGGATAATTTACACTGTCCTTGACGATTTCGGTAAGAATACACTATTTATCTATTGTCTTAGCGGCTTAATCCCCACGATTTGTTCTTTTATTCTCATCGGGGATACACATCAAAATCTTTGGAACTTAAGCTACCATTTCCTGTTTGATAGCTGGCAAAACCAACGATTATCCTCCGCCCTATTTGCGCTGCTATTTGTCGCTTTAAATTGGTTGATTGCCTATTATCTAAGAAAAAAAAATATCTACATCAAAATTTAAATCAGGCATCTTTTTTAAAGCAGCCAGTTCGGTATAATTTTACAAAAAAAGGGCCTGAGCCCTTTTTATATAAAGATATGGATAAGATATACCGCAGCTACTTTAAGAAAACGCCCCATCTTTGTTTTACTATTTCGCCGTTTACAGTATACGAATACTAAAGTAGCTTAAACTAACTATGTAGAGAAAAAACTTAGGGGGACAAAATCGGGACAAATGTCATTTGACTAAAAAACAAACAGTAAAAACACACTTTCTATTGAGGAAAAAAGTTATTTGACGCAAAAAAAGCTTAAATAAAAATACTTGATTCAAACTGTATTTTTGAACGTGTAATTGCTGATACCACCTTGTCCCTTATCTCATTTTTAATTCAATTTTTAGACAGTGATCAGTCAATGATTATACAGTGGATACTGAGTGATCACTGAACAAGCACTGAACGAGCACTGAACAAGTAGTGCCGAAAGGACAAATTTGGTAGCACGTATCCTGTTGTATATTTTAAATGAATGCTAGTTCCAAAAGAAGTAAAAAAAGAAAACCTGAGGTTGGGAGCCTCAGGTTTTAACTAACCAATTATTAACCTAAATTATGAAAAGTCCTTATTACTATGTTTAACAAATGCGTTTCAATTATCGAACCATAATATTCTAAAATCTACTATTTCACATTTCTTTAACAAATTACTGAGATTGGGATGACCAAAATCTAAAAAAATAACTGCGATAAGCAAGTATATACAGTTAACTTAAGTTAAAAAGACTATTTGGTTCTAATTTTTCATAGACGGAATCCGGTTCTGCAGCAGTATTTGGTAAAAAAGTCGATTCTGTTAAAAAATGTATTTTAGCAGGATGCCTTGCTGCTGCCATTTTGACTAATTCCATCATGTAATGATTACTTGGATATCTTTTAACCTGTGCTCTTATATCTTCAAAACCATCATATTGACAGCATTGATCAATATAGCCCATGCCATAGAAAGTACCATTTTCAATAACAATACAGCTTTTCTCTTCAGAATGACGTCCCTTATCGATCAGTACATACGATGGACGTTGTACCAACCACTCCTCAATACAGCGTTCAATTCTGGTGTTGTGTAGGTCACGATCCGGCAAGACATCCTTCTTTATGGATTTTGTTGACAAACTGGCTTGCCCAAACTGACAGAATTGCGGATTTATAGCATCTTGTTGAATGAATGTTTGGAGCAACTGTATTGCATCATATTCACGCTGGAACACTTGAATACATGGCTGTCCCCTATTTGTCTTACCAATGGCAAGATGAAGGTAGCCGTTTTGATCTTCATAGGAAAACAATCCGAACTTCGGTTCGTACCGCTTCAGCGCCCTATTATATTTTGGCCAAAACCGTTTAATCTCCGCGCATTCCAAAAGTAGCGCCATAAGCTCCGTACCACAGCATTCATAACTGATATGATGAATTTCCTTTAAAAAATTCTGCCTTTGTGCTTGAATGTTATTTCCAGTGAAATGGGACAATACCCGTTTTTTTATATTTACAGCCTTTCCAACATAAATTACTTTTCCATCTTTATCGTGAAAATAGTAGACCCCAGCCTCATTCGGCAATTGTTCATACGCTAATGGATTTAAGTGCGGCGGAAAACGTTGATCTATCGCCTTGTGTTTAATCATCTCCTGAAAGATCTGCTCAGTATCCAGAACTTTCAAATAAGCAAAAAGAATTGCAGTCGCATCGGCATCGCCACCTGCACGATGCCTATTTTCTATTGGTATATCTAAATAATCACATAAACGTCCCAAACTATAGGATAATAACCCCGGCTTTATTTTTCGCGCATAGCGTACTGTACATAATTTTATTGCTGACCATTCAAATCCCGATTCCTGAAGCTGAAAACGGATGAATGAGTAATCAAAATTGACATTATGCGCAACAAAAATACGGTCTTTCAGCATTGCATAAATGCGCTCGGCAACTTCTTCAAATGTTGGAGCATCCTTTACCATATCATTATCGATGCCAGTAAGCGCAAAAATGGAGTTAGGAATTTCCTTTCCTGGATTTATTAATGTTTCCCAGCGTTCAAGAACTTGGTTACCATCATGAATAACAATAGCAACCTCCGTGATCCGACTCGATTTTGCATAACCACCTGTAGTCTCTATATCCACGATGGCAAACTCTTGTTTTTTGCTTTGATTTATACTCATAACACAAAGCAAATATACTAAAAATATTAGCTGCCAAAAATAATATCCATAAACTTTTACAAAACAGGATATATCCTAATGACCCGCGCTTATTTTAGAATAGTGTGAAAGTCAGTGTGTGATGTGCTTTACGGCGGTTATTCAATTTTTGATGCTAATTTATTTACCAATTTAAATAGCAGATCAGCTGCCAATTTGCCTGTCCTCGAATCGATATCAAAATGTGGATTTAATTCAGCCAAATCAACAGATCGCAGATTAGGTAGATCCAAAAGAATATCGTAGATCGTAAAAAATAGCTGATCTGGAACTATACCGTTATATGCCAACGCACTGACTCCAGGGGCATAGGCCGAAGAAAAGGCATCAAGATCTATGGTCAAATACACATAATCCACCGATTTGGAAAAACCAACTATTTTTTCCCGAATCTCATCAAGTTTCTCATAGACCAAACTATCGCGTTCTATAATCTGCACATTCTTCTCGCGAGCATAATTTAGTAATCCCTTTGTATTGCTTATTTCCTGAATTCCGATTGCTAAGTAATGAAAAGGCAAATTTGCTGCCGATTGATCCTGTTCAATTTGATAGAATCCCGTTCCAGAATTTCCTTTGCCATCCTGCAAGGCACGAATATCTAAATGCGCATCCAAATTAATGATACCTAAACTTTCATTCACGTTTTTTAGATATTGACTAACCCCTAGATAGTGGCCGTAGGTGATTTCATGACCTCCGCCTAATATGACTGGGAATCCTTTTCGCTCGAGAATAATTTTCAAAGCATCTCCCAAATATTCTTGACATGACTCTAAATCATTGTTCTTTAATATGATGTCACCACAATCTTTAAGTTTAAGTTTATCTGGAAAATGAACGGGAAGGTTGGCCAATACATTCCGGAGTGCAGCTGGGCCCTCTTTGGCTCCCACTCGTCCCTGATTGCGGGCCACACCTTCATCACTACAGCATCCAAGAAAAGCGATGGCTTGGCGAAGATCGGATGGTTCACCAAGGTCAACACAATTCATGACTTGATGCCAGCGCATCCATTCACGACTCTGACCATCCACACGTCCCTTCCAAACAGCTTGGTCACCTTTGCTATATATTTCGGAATCATCCAACAAACGTTTCATTCTTTCACATCAAATAATTGTTCAATAATTTGGTCATCCACAAGATGCGCACGGGTGACTTGTAATTTGGCATTCTTTTCCATCGCACGATCTAGCGCCTGGTTTGCCTCCTTATTTCTAGCCCAGGCACGTCTAGCAATCCCATTATTCACATCAAAAAATAACATTTTTTCCAATCTAACAACCGCTTCGTCCGAACCATCTAAGAGTAGGCCAAAACCGCCGTTGATTACTTCTCCCCACCCGACACCACCGCCATTGTGGATAGAGACCCAAGTCGCCCCTCGAAAGCTATCTCCAATGACGTTATGCATAGCCATATCCGCTGTGTATTGACTTCCATCATAAATATTGCTGGTTTCCCGATAAGGTGAGTCTGTTCCGCTAACGTCGTGGTGGTCTCTACCCAAAACAATCGGCCCTTCAAATAAACCAGTTTTCACTGCTTCATTAAAGGCCTTTGCAATTGCAATACGTCCAATGGAATCGGCATATAAGATGCGCGCCTGAGAACCTACGACGAGCCTATTTTTATCAGCTTCTTTAATCCATTGTATATTATCTCGTAGCTGCTGCTGAATTTCTAAGGGGGCTTCTGCTAGAAGATCCTCTAAAACGGTCATGGCTATTTCGTCAGATTTTTTCAGGTCCGAAGCTCTTCCAGAGGTGCAAACCCAACGAAATGGCCCAAAACCGTAATCAAAACACATGGGACC encodes the following:
- a CDS encoding exonuclease domain-containing protein, translating into MSINQSKKQEFAIVDIETTGGYAKSSRITEVAIVIHDGNQVLERWETLINPGKEIPNSIFALTGIDNDMVKDAPTFEEVAERIYAMLKDRIFVAHNVNFDYSFIRFQLQESGFEWSAIKLCTVRYARKIKPGLLSYSLGRLCDYLDIPIENRHRAGGDADATAILFAYLKVLDTEQIFQEMIKHKAIDQRFPPHLNPLAYEQLPNEAGVYYFHDKDGKVIYVGKAVNIKKRVLSHFTGNNIQAQRQNFLKEIHHISYECCGTELMALLLECAEIKRFWPKYNRALKRYEPKFGLFSYEDQNGYLHLAIGKTNRGQPCIQVFQREYDAIQLLQTFIQQDAINPQFCQFGQASLSTKSIKKDVLPDRDLHNTRIERCIEEWLVQRPSYVLIDKGRHSEEKSCIVIENGTFYGMGYIDQCCQYDGFEDIRAQVKRYPSNHYMMELVKMAAARHPAKIHFLTESTFLPNTAAEPDSVYEKLEPNSLFNLS
- a CDS encoding acyltransferase family protein, whose protein sequence is MTRFKSLDIFRGFTLAAMILVNNPGNYHHVFPQLEHSIWHGCTFTDLIFPFFLFAVGNSMAFSLKNSDQLAPGLYWNKIVKRTIILFLLGLFLNVFPFVEWNSLHQLEWIPFAKYRYFGVLQRIAICYFSCAMLVYYFKDKGAIIIGTAFLLFYWLICYYSNPSDPYSLDGWFGTALDIRIFGASHLYHGEGTAFDPEDIWSVLPAISQTIFGYITGKYIIQKLTGKRELINLFIVGLSFILIGYLWSFVFPINKKIWTSSYAVFSTGIALSFLSILIYLIEFQNIKGIIYTVLDDFGKNTLFIYCLSGLIPTICSFILIGDTHQNLWNLSYHFLFDSWQNQRLSSALFALLFVALNWLIAYYLRKKNIYIKI
- the hutG gene encoding formimidoylglutamase is translated as MKRLLDDSEIYSKGDQAVWKGRVDGQSREWMRWHQVMNCVDLGEPSDLRQAIAFLGCCSDEGVARNQGRVGAKEGPAALRNVLANLPVHFPDKLKLKDCGDIILKNNDLESCQEYLGDALKIILERKGFPVILGGGHEITYGHYLGVSQYLKNVNESLGIINLDAHLDIRALQDGKGNSGTGFYQIEQDQSAANLPFHYLAIGIQEISNTKGLLNYAREKNVQIIERDSLVYEKLDEIREKIVGFSKSVDYVYLTIDLDAFSSAYAPGVSALAYNGIVPDQLFFTIYDILLDLPNLRSVDLAELNPHFDIDSRTGKLAADLLFKLVNKLASKIE
- a CDS encoding RagB/SusD family nutrient uptake outer membrane protein; amino-acid sequence: MKSTRYTSLAIALLASLALNSCKKFLDLQPTSTVTSENAYLTGDNIEKALNGAYNSFIGNGTRPGSNANYYQWEMILQTDIRSDNAHAAGGGEIDFAQIDYNTITNTNEMVRRDWEELYGAISKCNIVIDNVNKVTDPTFSDERRKQILGEASFLRAFHYYQLVKLYGGVPLEKHSNSTDSEVLRIKRSTVEEVYDFIDSDLQVAANNLPDGFGQPSIDKVRATKGAANALLTKIWAQRPDRDYNKVLQYANAVITGKGGYQLLQNYADLFDGKHNYNSESIMEIPYIAGSPNLSCWGGAFFFPDLDENGQINENEWRRYGTPSKDLVEAYDNAGDTERKNANIWFFSVPWADEFWNPCGDADTEIPFNVKQKHANSFQSGDHFYLLRLADIILLKAEAQNALGNASGAINTINIIRHRAGLPDLSGVSSTALKAIILNERRLELAFEGQRWDDLNRYGVTVEVMNKLNEIKFTCDNGTQSNATQIKYNFNQNSLLLPIPLLELQANPSLTQNPGY